The following coding sequences lie in one Terriglobales bacterium genomic window:
- a CDS encoding SpoIIE family protein phosphatase, whose translation MPSRSRAVAEQSVLRLDRQDPYLRILSATVFVRDQDRSLRFFVEQLGFTLVIDMSYESGDRWIAVAPPDGSTVLALISPAPNSRDSKRIGQSKDISFVTEDVVAKFHEWRNQGVRFHHPPQATLWGGISTRFDDPDGNTFSLVGGDDFVREIEAQRRAAAEKLEAERRIAQELDIAKQVQARLFPQTAPPLRTLDYAGMCLQARAVGGDYYDFLNFGRDRVGIVICDISGKGIAAALLMANFQANLRSQSAVAADEPERFLQSVNQLFFANSVESAYATLFFGEYNDSTRRLRYANCGHYSGLLLRSSGKLERLDSTSTVLGLFPEWNCSIADCELAPGDTLALYTDGILDALSKTGEEYGEDRLAAALQRHRRLQSQQIIETIIDEVRQFGADEQLDDITLIVAKGKNAP comes from the coding sequence ATGCCCTCCCGTTCTCGAGCTGTAGCGGAGCAAAGCGTTCTGCGGTTGGATCGTCAGGATCCCTATTTGCGGATCCTTTCTGCAACCGTGTTCGTGCGCGACCAGGATCGAAGCCTGCGCTTCTTCGTCGAGCAACTTGGGTTCACTCTCGTGATCGACATGAGCTATGAATCGGGAGACCGATGGATTGCGGTTGCGCCTCCGGATGGTAGTACCGTGCTGGCGCTTATCTCACCTGCACCCAATTCCAGGGACTCTAAGCGCATCGGACAATCGAAGGACATCTCGTTCGTCACTGAAGATGTAGTCGCCAAATTTCACGAGTGGCGCAATCAGGGCGTTCGCTTTCATCATCCACCGCAAGCGACGCTCTGGGGCGGTATTTCAACCCGCTTTGACGATCCCGACGGCAATACGTTTTCGCTTGTAGGCGGCGATGACTTCGTCCGCGAGATCGAGGCGCAGCGTCGCGCTGCCGCTGAGAAGCTTGAGGCTGAACGCCGCATCGCGCAGGAACTCGACATCGCCAAGCAGGTTCAGGCTCGACTCTTTCCCCAAACTGCGCCTCCGCTACGGACACTGGACTATGCGGGAATGTGCCTGCAGGCACGCGCGGTCGGAGGCGATTACTACGATTTTCTGAACTTCGGACGCGATCGCGTTGGCATTGTGATCTGCGACATTTCCGGAAAAGGAATTGCTGCAGCACTGCTGATGGCCAACTTCCAGGCAAACCTCCGTAGCCAGAGCGCCGTTGCCGCGGATGAGCCCGAACGGTTTCTGCAATCCGTCAATCAGCTCTTCTTTGCCAACTCCGTCGAGAGCGCGTATGCGACATTGTTCTTTGGCGAATATAACGACAGCACGCGTCGCCTGCGCTATGCGAACTGTGGCCACTACTCCGGCCTGCTGCTCAGATCGAGCGGCAAACTCGAACGGCTGGATTCGACCAGCACGGTGTTGGGTTTATTTCCAGAATGGAACTGCTCGATAGCCGATTGCGAACTCGCTCCCGGCGACACTCTCGCGCTTTACACCGACGGCATCCTCGATGCTTTAAGTAAAACCGGGGAAGAATACGGAGAGGACCGGCTTGCCGCCGCTCTCCAGCGCCACCGTAGGCTGCAATCACAACAAATCATCGAAACTATCATCGATGAAGTTCGCCAGTTCGGCGCCGATGAGCAGCTCGATGACATTACGCTCATCGTCGCTAAGGGAAAGAACGCGCCATAG